One Ficedula albicollis isolate OC2 chromosome 15, FicAlb1.5, whole genome shotgun sequence genomic window carries:
- the GOLGA3 gene encoding golgin subfamily A member 3, with product MDSSSVQQDVHLESRSSTGAPSSSEELLDCKAKSQLVTTDEINTTSNNINEVPNEERSLEINSKVDACQNGPELLCPDSPVSFDPTSSEQGEESSPGVTGFHDSLRKSQGTSAEGIALRKEALQSLKLSLPMQETELCSVESSLPLENEEQIRLQARRRLEEQLKQYRVKRHQERSSQSTSKTRPSSTLDPELMLNPEILPRASTVAMTKEYSFLRTSVPRGPKLGSLGLPASSKERRSSKSKASKIRSLADYRTEDSGARNAAANSVATDLSGGAVMQSRSGPTSVVSEISLPSDVDDRVENSSLAGDSISEIDGSEVGMRLDGNESDSSTYSSVSGKGLYSSLQNAEGKQDTPYTINGQKIHPEAMGQFPSISEVLQAAAVEHQAQEQEVNGEVRSRRDSISSSVSMESSVAGTHDEMLQVMKEKMRLEGQLEALSLEANQALKEKTELQAQLAALNMKLQAQMEHSQNSQQKQESLSSEVATLKQSCWDLERAMADLQNALEAKNASLASSNNDLQLAEEQYQRLLQKVEDMQKNVLTRDSTVHDLRQQLASLQTQLQKVQLERTTLTNKLKASETEITSLQNVRQWYQQQLVLAQEARVRLQSEMANIQAGQMTQAGMLEHLKLENVALSQQLTETQHRSIKEKERIAAQLQNIEADMLDQEAAFMQIQEAKTMVEEDLQRKLEEFEDEKEQLQKMADSAATLEQELEQVKLTLHQRDLQLESLQQEHLDLMKQLTLTQETLHTKEQSLDDLQTQYDELKARLEEFQSNAASKDDTIQYLQNEKIVLEVALQAAKASKEQLDEGATRLEEDTEVTSQILEQLKQEMAVKSSQVENLQQENASLKKQLQKVKEQFLQQKVMVEAYRRDASSKDQLISELKATKKRLDLELKETKRELLKFQVEKQSLESEHSKLQKEVSQLHQQMVEIENHLQSVQKERDDMETRLQSLQFDKEQMESLAEANQALKQQVEQMQEEAKKAITEQKQKMKRLGSDLTSAQKEMKAKHKAYENAVSILSRKLQESLTAKESAEAELSKLKAQITDGGNDQIAQEKIQALKTELRAVSSSKLMLEKELQEVISLTSQELEEYREKVLELEDELQESRGFRKKIKRLEEMNKKLALELEHERGKLTGLSQSNAALREHNNILETALAKREADLVQLNLQVQAVLKRKEEEDQQMQQLIQALQASLEKEKLKVKDLQKQEAAAKADAAHNRRHHRAAMLELSEIKKELHAKELLVQALQAEVDKLQVEDEKHSQEVSQFQQELAEARSQLQVLQKNLDDKLSEQPLVSQEVEDLKWEVERKEREIETLKQQLDMTEQRSHKELEGIQVVLQNIKTELEMVREDLSVTQKDKFMLQAKVTELKNSMKSLLQQNQQLKLDLKHGKMKKRKELKSENNSSNPVTPVKIPDCPVPAALLEELLKPTAVSKEPLKNLNSCLRQLKQEMDSLQRQMEEHTITVHESMSSWTQIEGKLMDLSSTCSTTASDQQETPTADEKKENYSVSDKEALTL from the exons ATGGACTCCTCATCTGTCCAGCAGGATGTTCACTTGGAAAGCAGAAGCAGTActggggctcccagcagctctgaagaaCTTTTGGATTGTAAAGCCAAGTCACAGCTAGTTACTACAGATGAAATTAACA CTACCAGTAATAACATCAACGAAGTGCCAAATGAAGAGAGAAGTCTGGAGATAAACAGCAAAGTGGATGCCTGCCAGAATGGGCCAGAGTTGCTCTGCCCCGACTCTCCTGTGTCTTTTGATCCTACCAGCAGTGAGCAGGGTGAAGAGTCATCCCCAGGTGTGACTGGTTTCCATGACAGCCTAAGGAAGTCTCAGGGAACTAGTGCTGAGGGCATAGCTCTTAGAAAAGAAGCTTTGCAGTCTCTCAAACTAAGTCTTCCCATGCAAGAAACTGAATTGT GCTCAGTGGAGTCTTCACTGCCATTGGAAAATGAAGAGCAAATCAGACTTCAGGCAAGAAGGCGTCTGGAAGAACAGCTCAAACAATACCGAGTGAAGAGACACCAAGAAAGA TCAAGTCAGTCTACGTCCAAAACCCGTCCCTCCAGCACCCTGGATCCTGAGCTGATGTTAAATCCAGAAATCCTGCCAAGAGCCAGCACTGTAGCAATGACAAAAGAATACTCCTTTTTGCGGACCAGCGTTCCCAGGGGGCCAAAGCTGGGTAGCTTGGGACTTCCAGCGTcctcaaaagaaagaagaagctCAAAATCTAAGGCCAGCAAGATCCGGTCCTTGGCTGATTACAGAACTGAAGATTCAGGTGCTCGAAATGCTGCTGCGAATTCTGTGGCTACTGACTTGTCTGGGGGGGCTGTGATGCAAAGCAGAAGTGGTCCAACATCAGTTGTTTCGGAGATCAGTCTGCCCTCTGACGTGGATGATCGAGTAGAGAATTCCTCCTTGGCAGGAGACAGCATTTCAGAGATTGATGGGAGCGAAGTGGGAATGAGGCTGGATGGAAATGAGAGCGACAGCTCTACCTACAGCAGTGTGTCAGGGAAAGGCCTGTATAGCAGTTTACAGAATGCAGAAGGCAAGCAGGATACTCCATATACAATAAATGGCCAGAAGATACATCCTGAAGCAATGGGGCAATTTCCTTCCATCAGCGAGGTGCTGCAGGCTGCGGCAGTGGAGCATCAGGCCCAAGAGCAAGAAGTTAATGGAGAGGTACGGAGCAGGAGAGACAGTATTTCTAGCAG TGTTTCTATGGAAAGCTCTGTCGCAGGAACTCATGACGAGATGTTGCAGGTCATGAAGGAGAAGATGAGACTTGAAGGGCAACTAGAAGCACTCTCACTAGAAGCTAATCAG GCTCTCAAAGAGAAGACTGAGCTACAAGCCCAGCTTGCAGCTTTGAACATGAAGCTTCAGGCGCAGATGGAGCACAGCCAAAACagccagcagaagcaggaatCCCTGAGCTCAGAAGTGGCCACATTAAAGCAGTCTTGCTGGGATCTGGAACGAGCAATGGCTGACCTGCAAAATGCCTTGGAAGCAAAGAATGCCAGTTTGGCTTCTTCAAACAATGATTTGCAGTTAGCAGAGGAGCAATACCAGAGACTCCTGCAGAAGGTTGAAGATATGCAAAAAAATGTTCTCACCAGAGACAGTACAG ttcATGACCTGCGACAGCAGTTGGCTTCCTTGCAGACCCAGCTTCAGAAAGTGCAGCTGGAACGGACCACGCTGACCAACAAGCTGAAGGCATCTGAAACAGAAATCACATCTCTCCAAAATGTGAGGCAGTGgtaccagcagcagctggtcctggcacaggaggcCCGTGTCAGGCTGCAGAGTGAGATGGCCAATATACAG GCTGGGCAAATGACTCAAGCAGGGATGTTGGAACATCTCAAACTAGAGAACGTGGCCTTGTCTCAGCAGCTGACGGAAACCCAGCACAGGtccattaaagaaaaagaacGTATTGCAGCACAACTACAAAATATTGAG GCTGACATGTTAGATCAAGAAGCTGCCTTCATGCAGATCCAGGAGGCTAAAACCATGGTGGAAGAAGACTTGCAGAGAAAACTAGAGGAGTTTGAGGATGAGAAAgaacagcttcagaaaatgGCTGATTCTGCTGCAACACTGGAGCAGGAATTGGAACAG GTCAAGTTGACTTTGCATCAGCGAGATCTGCAGCTTGAATCCTTGCAGCAAGAACACCTCGACCTGATGAAGCAATTGACTCTTACCCAAGAGACACTGCACACCAAAGAGCAGTCCCTGGATGACCTGCAAACACAGTATGATGAACTGAAGGCCAGGCTAGAAGAGTTCCAGAGTAATGCTGCTTCTAAAGATGACACGATCCAGTATTTGCAGAATGAGAAGATTGTGTTGGAAGTcgctctgcaggcagcaaaaGCAAGTAAAGAGCAACTTGATGAAGGAGCAACACGCCTTGAAGAAGATACAGAAGTAACATCACAAATCTTGGAGCAGCTGAAGCAAGAAATGGCAGTCAAGTCAAGCCAG GTGGAAAATCTGCAACAAGAAAATGCCAGCCTCAAAAAACAGCTTCAAAAAGTAAAGGAACAGTTCCTGCAGCAGAAG GTCATGGTGGAAGCTTATCGAAGAGATGCGAGTTCCAAGGACCAGCTCATCAGTGAGCTGAAAGCTACAAAGAAGCGGCTGGACTTGGAACTGAAGGAGACAAAACGAGAGCTGCTGAAATTCCAAGTTGAAAAACAGTCACTCGAATCTGAGCATTCAAAACTGCAGAAGGAAGTATCTCAGCTTCACCAGCAGATGGTGGAAATAGAAAATCACCTCCAGTCAGTGCAGAAAGAACGAGACGATATGGAAACACGCCTACAG TCTTTGCAGTTCGATAAGGAGCAAATGGAATCTCTTGCTGAGGCAAATCAGGCATTAAAACAACAAGTAGAGCAAATgcaagaagaagcaaaaaa GGCCATTacagagcagaaacagaaaatgaagcgTCTCGGGTCAGACCTGACGAGTGCTCAGAAAGAgatgaaagcaaaacacaaagccTATGAGAATGCAGTCAGCATTCTCAGTCGGAAGCTGCAGGAATCTCTTACTGCAAAGGAAtctgctgaggcagagctgagcaaacTAAAGGCACAAATTACTGATGGTGGCAATGACCAGATTGCTCAG GAGAAGATTCAAGCTCTGAAGACAGAACTGcgagctgtgagcagcagtaAGTTGATGCTGGAAAAAGAGTTGCAAGAAGTGATTTCACTGACCAGCCAGGAGCTTGAAGAATACAGAGAGAAAGTGCTGGAACTTGAGGATGAG CTTCAGGAATCTAGAGGCTTCAGGAAGAAGATAAAACGTTTAGAAGAAATGAATAAGAAGTTAGCCCTTGAACTGGAACATGAACGTGGAAAACTTACAGGTCTCAGCCAGTCCAATGCTGCTTTGCGGGAGCACAATAATATCCTCGAAACAGCATTAGCAAAAAGAGAGGCAGACTTGGTACAACTGAATCTACAG GTTCAGGCAGTCCTAAAGCggaaagaggaagaggatcAGCAAATGCAACAACTTATTCAAGCTTTACAGGCTTCCCTAGAGAAGGAAAAGTTAAAAGTTAAAGACCTTCAGAAGCAG GAAGCAGCAGCCAAGGCGGATGCAGCCCACAACCGGCGACACCACCGGGCAGCGATGCTCGAGCTCAGTGAGATCAAGAAGGAGCTCCATGCCAAAGAGCTGCTGGTCCAGGCCCTGCAGGCTGAGGTGGACAAGCTGCA GGTAGAGGATGAAAAACATTCCCAGGAGGTATCTCAGTTTCAGCAAGAGCTGGCAGAAGCCAGATCTCAGCTCCAAGTTCTGCAGAAAAACCTGGATGACAAGCTTAGTGAACAGCCTCTAGTAAGCCAAGAG GTGGAAGACCTGAAGTGGGAAGTAGAAcgaaaagaaagagaaattgaaaCACTtaagcagcagctggacatgacTGAACAGCGCAGCCACAAGGAGTTAGAAGGGATACAAGTTGTCCTGCAG AACATCAAGACTGAGTTGGAAATGGTGAGGGAAGACCTGTCAGTGACTCAGAAGGATAAGTTTATGCTGCAGGCTAAAGTGACTGAACTGAAGAACAGCATGaagtcactgctgcagcaaaaccagcagctgaagTTGGACCTGAAGCATGGCAAGATGAAGAAG aggaaagaactgaaaagtgaaaataactCTTCCAATCCTGTGACTCCAGTCAAGATCCCTGATTGTCCAGTGCCTGCTGCCTTGCTGGAAGAACTGCTGAAACCAACAGCTGTGAGCAAGGAGCCTCTAAAGAATCTGAACAGCTGTCTCCGGCAACTGAA GCAAGAGATGGACAGCCTTCAGCGCCAGATGGAGGAACACACCATTACAGTACATGAATCAATGTCTTCATGGACTCAGATTGAGGGCAAGTTAATGGACCTTTCTTCTACATGTTCTACAACTGCATCAGACCAGCAGGAGACTCCTACTgcagatgaaaagaaagagaattatAGTGTTAGTGACAAGGAAGCTTTGACACTATAA